A single Actinomadura algeriensis DNA region contains:
- a CDS encoding TetR/AcrR family transcriptional regulator: protein MGDTTETGLPRALAIAWGMQDVPQRGPSRGLTHERIVAAAIEIADAQGLGAVTMQAVAKSLDFTTMSLYRYVSGKDDLLRLMQDAAVPAPEQVDLPDDWRAALRTWAGMVRDAYRAHPWVLEIPRGQTVVLMPNTVRAADIGLAAMVGLGLTDEEKIAAILLISQHVAAMVELEQSLAEEGGVAVTPAGLELLRGAITAERFPHLAPIMTAGGYVVGAEPPEAEAEDLDAEYDFGLDMLIAGLESLERRRKAK from the coding sequence ATGGGAGACACGACCGAGACCGGCCTGCCGCGCGCCCTCGCGATCGCCTGGGGCATGCAGGACGTCCCGCAGCGCGGCCCGTCCCGCGGGCTGACGCACGAACGGATCGTCGCCGCCGCCATCGAGATCGCCGACGCGCAGGGGCTCGGTGCCGTGACCATGCAGGCGGTGGCGAAGTCCCTCGACTTCACCACCATGTCGCTCTACCGGTACGTCTCCGGCAAGGACGACCTCCTGCGCCTCATGCAGGACGCCGCCGTGCCCGCCCCCGAGCAGGTCGACCTGCCGGACGACTGGCGCGCGGCACTGCGGACGTGGGCGGGGATGGTCCGCGACGCCTACCGCGCCCACCCGTGGGTGCTCGAGATCCCGCGCGGGCAGACCGTCGTCCTCATGCCCAACACGGTGCGCGCCGCCGACATCGGGCTGGCGGCCATGGTGGGCCTCGGACTCACCGACGAGGAGAAGATCGCCGCCATCCTGCTGATCTCCCAGCACGTCGCGGCCATGGTGGAACTGGAGCAGTCGCTCGCCGAGGAGGGCGGGGTCGCCGTGACCCCGGCGGGGCTGGAGCTGCTGCGCGGCGCCATCACGGCCGAGCGCTTCCCGCACCTCGCCCCCATCATGACGGCGGGCGGCTACGTCGTCGGCGCGGAGCCGCCGGAGGCCGAGGCCGAAGACCTGGACGCCGAGTACGACTTCGGCCTCGACATGCTCATCGCGGGCCTGGAATCCCTCGAACGCCGCCGCAAGGCGAAGTAG
- a CDS encoding ATP-binding cassette domain-containing protein → MLELIDVTKDYRGGKRAVDGLTLRLGAGLLGLLGPNGAGKSSLMRIAATVTRPTSGRVLFEGADAVADPGPLRRNLGYLPQDFGVYPNLTAREFLAYLAAAKGLSRRSARARIDELLETVGLTGAAKRALGGYSGGMLRRVGIAQALLADPKVIIVDEPTAGLDPQERARFRALLADLAADRVVMLSTHIVSDIESAASDIAIVAGGRLLRRGAPGELLASQRGRVWDLLAAPAQADAVRARHPVARMTRTADGVRLRVVADAPPGPGAAPAEPDLEDVYLGLLHAPAGFAAGGVR, encoded by the coding sequence ATGCTCGAACTCATCGACGTCACCAAGGACTACCGGGGTGGGAAGCGCGCCGTCGACGGGCTGACGCTGCGTCTCGGCGCGGGCCTGCTCGGGCTGCTCGGCCCGAACGGCGCGGGGAAGTCGTCGCTGATGCGGATCGCCGCGACCGTCACCCGTCCCACGTCGGGACGCGTGCTGTTCGAGGGCGCCGACGCCGTCGCCGACCCGGGGCCGCTTCGCCGGAACCTCGGCTACCTGCCGCAGGACTTCGGCGTCTACCCGAACCTGACGGCCCGCGAGTTCCTGGCGTACCTGGCGGCGGCCAAGGGGCTGTCGCGGCGGTCGGCGCGGGCGCGCATCGACGAGCTGCTGGAGACGGTCGGGCTCACGGGGGCGGCGAAGCGCGCGCTCGGCGGTTACTCCGGCGGCATGCTGCGCCGCGTCGGGATCGCGCAGGCCCTGCTCGCCGACCCGAAGGTGATCATCGTGGACGAGCCGACGGCCGGGCTCGACCCGCAGGAGCGGGCGCGGTTCCGCGCACTGCTCGCCGACCTCGCCGCCGACCGGGTGGTCATGCTGTCGACGCACATCGTCTCCGACATCGAGTCGGCGGCCTCCGACATCGCGATCGTCGCGGGCGGGCGGCTGCTGCGCCGGGGCGCGCCGGGCGAGCTGCTCGCGTCGCAGCGCGGCCGCGTCTGGGACCTGCTCGCCGCGCCCGCGCAGGCCGACGCCGTCCGCGCCCGCCACCCGGTCGCCCGGATGACGCGGACGGCGGACGGCGTCCGCCTGCGGGTCGTCGCGGACGCGCCGCCCGGCCCCGGCGCGGCGCCCGCCGAACCCGACCTGGAGGACGTGTACCTCGGGCTCCTGCACGCCCCTGCGGGCTTCGCGGCGGGAGGCGTCCGATGA
- a CDS encoding pyridoxamine 5'-phosphate oxidase family protein produces the protein MNPLSATPRTALGRLPERSSADRAVLYEILDAALICHLGVVIDGSPRVIPTGYGRLDDTLYLHGSSGAASLRHGPSRDVCVTVTHLDGIVVARSLFHHSINYRSAIVYGTPSVLTGDEKLTGLRAITEQLAPGQWDTARRPTRKELAATTVLALPLAEASVKIRRGPPGDDAEDLALDAWAGVVPVRQTFAAPIPDPTLRPGIEAPPHITSRTRS, from the coding sequence ATGAACCCGCTCTCCGCGACGCCCCGCACCGCCCTCGGGCGGCTCCCGGAACGCTCGTCCGCCGACCGCGCCGTCCTCTACGAGATCCTCGACGCGGCGCTGATCTGCCACCTCGGCGTCGTCATCGACGGCTCGCCGCGCGTGATCCCCACCGGCTACGGCCGGCTGGACGACACCCTCTACCTGCACGGATCCTCAGGCGCCGCGAGCCTGCGGCACGGACCGTCCAGGGACGTCTGCGTCACCGTCACCCACCTCGACGGCATCGTCGTCGCCCGTTCCCTGTTCCACCACTCGATCAACTACCGCAGCGCGATCGTGTACGGCACGCCGTCCGTCCTCACCGGCGACGAGAAGCTCACCGGGCTCCGCGCCATCACCGAGCAGCTCGCCCCCGGGCAGTGGGACACCGCCCGGCGCCCCACCCGCAAGGAGCTCGCGGCCACGACCGTCCTCGCCCTGCCCCTCGCCGAGGCGTCGGTCAAGATCCGGCGGGGCCCGCCGGGCGACGACGCCGAGGACCTCGCCCTCGACGCGTGGGCCGGCGTCGTGCCCGTCCGGCAGACGTTCGCGGCGCCGATCCCCGACCCGACCCTGCGTCCCGGCATCGAGGCCCCGCCCCACATCACGTCCCGCACGAGGTCCTGA
- the pdxR gene encoding MocR-like pyridoxine biosynthesis transcription factor PdxR has product MLPLVVDRDTDESMHAQLAGQLRAAMRDGRLAAGERLPATRALAARLGVSRTVVTEAYEQLYAEGWLEGRHGSGTYVAEGVTADPEPEPGGVGVPDPAPRDGVIDLRPGLPWVGSLDTPAWRRAWRLASGVTPRWRQDPHGLPGLRAALAGHVRRNRGVSCQDVLVTRGATNGLDLLAATVLRPGDRAGVEEPGYRRARAVLAGRGAELVPCPVDEHGLIVEALPDDLRLVYTTPSHQFPMGGVLPVPRRRALLAWARRTGALIAEDDYDGEFRYDVAPLPALYGLDPEVVVYLGTTAKILSVDMGVGWLVGRPDLVAAVARRRAELNDRTPVVPQEALRLLLERGDVDRHVRRMSREYARRRAAVVEALGGLRLHGDTAGLHLVADVPGDPEDVARRAAARGVLTETLAPHFAGPPAASGLVIGYGTAAGPAELRAGCAVLRELAGRG; this is encoded by the coding sequence TTGCTGCCCCTCGTCGTCGACCGGGACACGGACGAGTCCATGCACGCGCAGCTCGCGGGGCAGTTGCGGGCCGCGATGCGGGACGGGCGGCTCGCGGCGGGGGAGCGGCTGCCCGCGACTCGGGCGCTGGCGGCACGGCTCGGGGTGAGCCGGACGGTGGTGACGGAGGCGTACGAGCAGCTGTACGCGGAGGGGTGGCTGGAGGGACGGCACGGGTCCGGCACCTATGTCGCGGAGGGGGTGACGGCCGACCCCGAGCCGGAGCCGGGCGGCGTGGGCGTTCCGGATCCCGCGCCCCGGGACGGGGTGATCGACCTGCGGCCCGGCCTGCCGTGGGTGGGGTCGCTGGACACCCCGGCGTGGCGGCGGGCGTGGCGGCTGGCGTCGGGGGTGACGCCGCGGTGGCGGCAGGACCCGCACGGGCTGCCGGGGCTGCGCGCCGCGCTGGCCGGGCACGTCCGCCGGAACCGGGGCGTGAGCTGCCAGGACGTCCTGGTCACGCGGGGCGCGACGAACGGGCTGGACCTGCTCGCCGCGACGGTGCTGCGGCCGGGGGACCGGGCCGGTGTCGAGGAGCCCGGCTACCGGCGGGCGCGGGCGGTGCTGGCGGGGCGGGGCGCGGAGCTGGTGCCGTGCCCGGTGGACGAGCACGGGCTGATCGTCGAGGCGCTGCCGGACGATCTGCGGCTGGTGTACACGACGCCGTCGCACCAGTTCCCGATGGGCGGGGTGCTGCCCGTCCCGCGGCGGCGGGCGCTGCTGGCGTGGGCGCGCCGGACGGGCGCGCTGATCGCCGAGGACGACTACGACGGCGAGTTCCGCTACGACGTCGCGCCGCTGCCCGCGCTGTACGGGCTCGACCCCGAGGTCGTGGTGTACCTGGGGACGACGGCGAAGATCCTGTCGGTCGACATGGGCGTGGGCTGGCTCGTGGGGCGTCCCGACCTGGTCGCGGCGGTCGCGCGGCGGCGGGCGGAGCTGAACGACCGGACGCCCGTGGTGCCGCAGGAGGCGCTGCGGCTGCTGCTCGAACGCGGGGACGTCGACCGGCACGTCCGCCGGATGAGCCGCGAGTACGCGCGGCGCCGCGCGGCGGTCGTCGAGGCCCTGGGCGGGCTGCGGCTGCACGGAGACACCGCGGGCCTGCACCTGGTGGCGGACGTCCCCGGCGATCCCGAGGACGTCGCGCGGCGGGCGGCGGCGCGGGGCGTCCTGACGGAGACGCTCGCGCCGCACTTCGCCGGGCCGCCGGCCGCGTCCGGGCTGGTCATCGGCTACGGGACGGCGGCGGGCCCGGCGGAGCTGCGGGCGGGC
- a CDS encoding NUDIX hydrolase, which produces MSDPDPAAAYERLRRDAPELFAEPDGAPMRILSSMPSTGGPYGVCYQDPYIIVVRDPVEFPGGGIGGHVRVLPAARDGGAAVLPVCDDRVVLVRHFRHSTRQWHWEIPRGFAEPGEPPDVTARRELREEIGVAARDLTPLGRMHADTGIAGGVAELFWARVDPPGRVAADEGIEGFALFDPRELDDLQDRGDLTDSFTLAAILHARRRGLPPFA; this is translated from the coding sequence GTGAGCGATCCCGACCCGGCCGCCGCCTACGAACGCCTCCGGCGGGACGCCCCGGAGCTGTTCGCCGAACCGGACGGCGCGCCCATGCGGATCCTGTCGTCCATGCCGTCCACCGGCGGCCCGTACGGCGTCTGCTACCAGGACCCCTACATCATCGTCGTGCGCGATCCGGTGGAGTTCCCGGGCGGCGGCATCGGCGGCCATGTCCGCGTGCTGCCGGCCGCGCGGGACGGCGGGGCCGCCGTCCTCCCCGTGTGCGACGACCGGGTCGTCCTTGTCCGCCACTTTCGCCACTCCACCCGGCAGTGGCACTGGGAGATCCCCCGCGGCTTCGCGGAGCCGGGCGAGCCGCCGGACGTGACGGCGCGGCGCGAGCTGCGCGAGGAGATCGGCGTCGCCGCCCGGGACCTGACGCCACTGGGGCGGATGCACGCCGACACCGGGATCGCGGGTGGCGTCGCCGAGCTCTTCTGGGCCCGCGTCGACCCGCCGGGCCGCGTCGCCGCCGACGAGGGCATCGAGGGCTTCGCCCTGTTCGACCCCCGCGAGCTGGACGACCTGCAGGACCGGGGCGACCTCACCGACTCCTTCACCCTGGCCGCGATCCTCCACGCCCGGCGGCGCGGCCTTCCCCCGTTCGCTTGA
- a CDS encoding ATP-binding cassette domain-containing protein gives MRYAEALIELDGLTKGFGKHEVLKGLDLRLPPGIHALLGPNGAGKTTLVNILSTLTSADSGAARVLGLDVRRDRKHLQRLISLTGQYAAVDPRLSGTENLLMMGRLFGLTRRDAAARAADLLDRFELAGAAGKLVSTYSGGMRRKLDIAASLIAQPKLIFLDEPTTGLDTRSRQALWNEITALAAAGTSIFLTTQYLEEADVLADRILVLNGGHIVADGTASQLKEHVGGSTIQLHDEHGRVTEEIPTHGSAADLSRRLTALAAERPGVQVTVRKPTLDEVFLKLTGKKAA, from the coding sequence ATGCGATACGCAGAAGCGCTCATAGAGCTCGACGGGCTCACCAAGGGTTTCGGGAAGCATGAGGTCCTCAAGGGCCTGGACCTGCGGCTCCCGCCGGGCATCCACGCACTCCTCGGCCCCAACGGCGCCGGGAAGACCACGCTGGTCAACATCCTGTCCACGCTGACGTCCGCCGACTCGGGCGCCGCCCGCGTGCTCGGCCTCGACGTCCGCCGCGACCGCAAGCACCTCCAGCGGCTGATCTCGCTGACCGGGCAGTACGCCGCCGTGGACCCCCGGCTCAGCGGCACCGAGAACCTGCTCATGATGGGACGCCTCTTCGGGCTCACCCGCCGCGACGCCGCCGCCCGCGCCGCCGACCTGCTCGACCGCTTCGAGCTGGCGGGCGCGGCGGGCAAGCTCGTGAGCACCTACTCCGGGGGCATGCGCCGCAAGCTCGACATCGCCGCGAGCCTCATCGCGCAGCCGAAGCTGATCTTCCTGGACGAGCCCACCACCGGCCTGGACACCCGCAGCCGGCAGGCGCTGTGGAACGAGATCACCGCCCTCGCCGCGGCCGGCACCTCGATCTTCCTCACCACCCAGTACCTCGAGGAGGCCGACGTGCTCGCCGACCGGATCCTCGTCCTGAACGGCGGGCACATCGTCGCCGACGGCACCGCGTCGCAGCTCAAGGAGCACGTGGGCGGCTCCACCATCCAGCTGCACGACGAGCACGGCCGCGTCACCGAGGAGATCCCGACCCACGGCTCGGCCGCCGACCTGTCCCGGCGCCTCACCGCTCTGGCGGCCGAACGACCGGGCGTCCAGGTCACGGTCCGCAAGCCCACCCTGGACGAGGTGTTCCTGAAGCTCACCGGAAAGAAGGCGGCATGA
- the orn gene encoding oligoribonuclease, with product MNERLVWIDCEMTGLDLQRDALIEIAALVTDSELNILDEGVDVVIKPPPESVTQMTKIVRDMHTTSGLLDVLPGGVTLAEAEKTVLDYVRGHVKAAGKAPLCGNSIATDRSFLARDMPALDSHLHYRMVDVSSIKELARRWYPRAYFASPEKKGGHRALADITESIQELRYYRAAVFVPQPGPDSETARALAAEISG from the coding sequence ATGAACGAGCGGCTGGTCTGGATCGATTGCGAAATGACGGGGCTCGACCTGCAGCGGGACGCCCTGATCGAGATAGCCGCGCTGGTGACCGACAGCGAGCTGAACATCCTGGACGAGGGCGTCGACGTGGTGATCAAGCCGCCGCCGGAGTCGGTCACCCAGATGACCAAGATCGTCCGCGACATGCACACGACCTCCGGTCTCCTGGACGTCCTGCCCGGCGGCGTCACGCTCGCCGAGGCGGAGAAGACCGTCCTCGACTACGTCCGCGGGCACGTCAAGGCCGCCGGCAAGGCGCCGCTGTGCGGCAACTCGATCGCCACCGACCGGTCGTTCCTCGCCCGGGACATGCCGGCCCTGGACTCCCACCTGCACTACCGCATGGTCGACGTCTCCTCGATCAAGGAGCTGGCCCGTCGCTGGTACCCGCGCGCGTACTTCGCCAGCCCGGAGAAGAAGGGCGGCCACCGCGCCCTCGCCGACATCACCGAGAGCATCCAGGAGCTGCGCTACTACCGCGCCGCCGTCTTCGTCCCCCAGCCGGGACCCGACTCCGAGACCGCCCGCGCCCTCGCCGCCGAGATCTCCGGCTGA
- a CDS encoding ABC transporter permease, producing the protein MTTTTTRTTAPATSAATGAGFLTGLRVFTGRSVKQSFRDGESLLMAILLPVFLMLIFTYVLGGAMDVGGGGGREAYLSFVMPAIALTAAGFGASYTSVVVSNDMTTGFMNRLRTMPFPSVTVLLGHTASSMVRNMLATGVVLLVGFAVGFRTDASVPQFAGAVGIIALWILMITTVFAMLGMLAGSAEAASGYGFILLFLPYISSGFARVESMPGWLQPVAEHQPMTPIIDTSRALLNGRSATTDAWIGVSWCVVLMAIAIWVTAVVFPRKVART; encoded by the coding sequence ATGACGACCACGACCACCCGCACGACCGCGCCCGCGACCTCCGCGGCGACCGGGGCGGGCTTCCTCACCGGCCTGCGCGTCTTCACCGGCCGCAGCGTCAAGCAGTCCTTCCGGGACGGCGAGTCGCTGCTGATGGCGATCCTGCTGCCGGTCTTCCTCATGCTGATCTTCACCTACGTGCTCGGCGGCGCCATGGACGTCGGCGGGGGCGGCGGCCGCGAGGCGTACCTGTCGTTCGTCATGCCGGCCATCGCCCTCACCGCCGCCGGGTTCGGCGCGTCCTACACCTCGGTCGTCGTCAGCAACGACATGACCACCGGGTTCATGAACCGGCTGCGCACCATGCCGTTCCCGTCCGTGACCGTCCTGCTCGGCCACACCGCGTCGTCGATGGTGCGCAACATGCTGGCCACCGGGGTCGTCCTCCTCGTCGGCTTCGCCGTCGGCTTCCGCACCGACGCGTCCGTCCCGCAGTTCGCCGGCGCCGTCGGGATCATCGCGCTGTGGATCCTGATGATCACGACCGTGTTCGCGATGCTCGGGATGCTCGCCGGCTCCGCCGAGGCCGCCAGCGGCTACGGCTTCATCCTGCTGTTCCTGCCCTACATCTCCAGCGGCTTCGCGCGGGTCGAGTCGATGCCCGGCTGGCTGCAGCCCGTCGCCGAGCACCAGCCGATGACGCCGATCATCGACACCTCGCGCGCCCTGCTGAACGGCCGGTCCGCGACCACGGACGCGTGGATCGGCGTCTCGTGGTGCGTGGTGCTCATGGCCATCGCCATCTGGGTCACCGCGGTCGTCTTCCCCCGCAAGGTGGCCCGCACCTGA